From the Callithrix jacchus isolate 240 chromosome 22, calJac240_pri, whole genome shotgun sequence genome, the window tactttcttcatctggaaaatggagacTCAACTGGccaaagaaaacaacacaaagacACCCTCTGAGAACCACTGGACAAGCCTCAGTGACTGTCCCACGTGAACCCTGGCCACCCGCATCTGGTTTGAGAAGTGGGAGGCTGGAGCACTCAGCACTTACTTTCACCAACTTGCATTCCCGGGAATCAGAGAAAGCTGGGAACAGCTCCTCATACTTCTGCACAGCCAGCTggacagcagggagggaggagggcgaGTCAGTCATGAGAGGGCCCTCAGAGCTGCTGGCCTGGCAGCCGAGAGGACCTGGGGATGGCTGGTGATACTGAGTCAGCGCTGCACGCCCCTCCCCAAGCCTCAGGTGTCACCTGGCTCTGTGCCTGTCAGTACCTCCCCGGAGCTGAGCTCAGCACCATCCTGGCTGCAGAGAGTGGTGGGTGGAGGGGGAAGGTTCCCCAGGCAGGTACCCACTGCCTCCTCCCACCTGGCTCAGCTGGGGCAGCAGGCAAATGAGCACATCCTCCATGCCAGGCCCGGGGCTGGTGCTTCCTGAGGACTCTGAGAGGGTCAAATAATGATGAGCACCCTTTTTAAAGGGAGGAAACAGATCCAGAGGGGCAGTGACGTGCCCAGGGCACGGTGAGACATAGGGTGGGGATGTGAACCTGGTCTGGCAAAGCCCAGGCTGGTGGTCACAGCAGAGCAGGGCTCGGAAGGGCTGtgaggcaggggctgggcagcCAGGGGGACCAGGAAATCCTGGGCTCTGTGCTCCTGCCAGGCAATGGTGGGAAAACTCCAGCCAAGCAAAGTCTAGTGCCAACCCTCTGGCTCCTTCCTGCTGGCCATGCCCTCGACCCACTGCCCTCTCTGGCCCCTTTTGCCAAGTGCCCTGAAAACAGGCGGGCATGTGAGCTCCAGTTAAAGGCATTACAGCGGCAGTCACGAAGCTCTGGAACGTTGAGCTGCAGGTCCCTACGCACATGGCCTCAAACTCTCGTCCCAGCCTCAGCATCTTCACCCATAAAATGAGGTGACAATGGTGCTGACTTTATGGGGTGCAGTGAGGATTCAAACAGTGTACCCACGAAGGAAAGAGCACAGTAAGGCAGGAGCTAGACCCGCAAGAGCCTCCAGGACCAGCGGCAGGTGACGCCAGCACAGAAACACAGCGGTGAGAACCACACTCCTCCTCCAAAGGCCAGCTGGCAGGGGCCAGGCGTGAGGGACGAGCACACCCCCTCTGGCCTGGTGATAGGCACATGGTGGCCTGGCCGGCGCGGGGCGCACTACCTTGGCGTTGAGCATGTCGATGCAGAAATGGCAGAGGGCCGCCTTGAAGAAGTAGTCTTTGGCACTGTACTTGAGGAGGGGGCTGTCCATGGCGCTGGTCCCCACCTGCAGCCATGAAGTAGCACTGTGAGCTCAGGGCAAGCAGCCAGAGGGCCAGGGCCACTGCCAAGCACCGGGAGCCAGCTGGGAGCTGGGTCTGTGTCCTGGGGTGAGGGCCTGTGAACCCAGGACCCTAATGGCAGGGAGCCAGGAACCAGCTTGGGGAGGTCAGTGGCCAGTGCGTGAGCAGCCAAGATCAGGGCATGACGGTGGCTGAGACTGTAGCCAGGTGTCCGTGGGCCTCCCGAGAGCCTGAGACAGTGGGGAGGAGGCAGTCTGGCTGTCAGGACCAACGGGAGGCTGGCACAGCGGTGGGCAGAGGGGTGGCAGGCGGCGGGAACATGAGAGGCGGTGCCCGCCCCTCTCTCCCCCGGGGCCAGCTGCCTGCCTGTTTCTCGGCCATCACCCAGGGCTGTGTGCACACTGCAAGGAGCCCATGTGACACTCCCTCCCGCTCACTGTGGATGAGGACCGTTGTGTCATGGGGTAGGGTGCCCACAGGCACCCCGGGCCCCTTGGCAATTCTTTCCGTTCTCTCTTTGACTCTGTTCTTGGCCAGCCTCACTCTGGATCCCTCCAGGAAACTCTGCATGGGGTGTGGGAGGGGCACAGCCAGGGAGAGGGTGCCAGCATGGCATAGGGTCATAGGTGGAGAACATTCAGCCAGGCTGAGGATGGGGTTGAGGGGATCGGGAGAGGCAGAGGGcgagctgggggaggggtggttCCAAAACAAGGTGCTGGTTCCTAGGAGGAGGCACATGTCCTGAGAGCGGGCAGGGTCGCCATCTGTTCCCCACCTGTTCGTAGATGTCAATGGCCTTCTGATACTGCTCCAGCTGCGCGGCGTAGCCAGCCACCTTCAGCAGACACTTGTTGGCTGAGCTGTGTGGGGAGGAGGAGTGAGGGAAGTGGTGGTGGTCCCTGCGGGGAGGGGCAGGCAGGAAGGGGGCTACCTGTTGGACTCCTCGCCTTTGTAGTAGTCTGCGGACTGCTCATAGTGGGCGATGGCCTGGGGAGACACGGGGGCAGGTTTCAGAGCTGAGCAGCGGTGGGAGAGGAGGCCTCATGCAGCTTCTACACCCTCCGCCCTGCCTGCctgggacacagccagacccctTTACCTGACCTCTGCCGGTCCCCCACCCTCTCTTCTCAGCACTCAGACACCAGAGGAGTCCCCTGGTGGGAAGAAGACAGAGCCGCGCTGGTCCTGGCTGCCAGCCCAGGCAGGGCCCTGCTGCCACTCACCTTCTCAATGTCCACCAGCTCCGTCTCATAGATCTCAGCAATGGAGATGTGGTGCTTGGCCGCAATCGTGAATCGGCCCTAGAGGGAACACGGGAAGGGGCTGCCTGTGCCTGGTGAGCTCTTGCATGCCTGGCCCTGCACCCCTGCTGACCCATGACCCTTCAGGTTCCCACCCCTCAGCCACGCCTTCGAGGAGACATGAAGAAGACACTGAGAGGGGGGGACACGGGTGAGAACGGAGGGCCCCAGCACTCCTGGTTGTGCGTGCTGGGCTGAgcaggtgaccttgggcaagccactCCAGGGCCTCCGCCTAATTCTATCCGACCCACGGGGGCACAGATGGTGTGATACCAGAGAGGATGTGAGCACGAGCACTTGGCTGAGGCCCTGGCCCTGAGGAAGCATCTGATAGAGAGGCCAGAGAGGCAGAAGGACCAGCCCAGAATCACTTGGCAAAAGGCTCTGGAGAAAccaggatgggagggagggctTGAGACCCCTGCCAAGAGCACCAGCTCTGCCCCCAGGCCAACAGCCACCTGTCAGCCTCCTCCATGCACACCCAGAGCTCCCCAGGGAGGCCTCAGGTTCCAGCCCATGCACCTTCCATCCGCCTCTGCCCAGCAACCAGGTGCCCGCCCGGCTGGCCCAACGCCACCCGCTGGTGCAGAGGAAAGGGCAAggccctgggctcagccagaCCAGCTTTGGTCTCGGCGACTCCTGCCTGTAGCCCCGTGTCCCTAGGCAAGTTGTGTCACTAGTCTGACCCCCTCTTCCGATATACAACGGGGCTGTGGATTAACCACCTGCAGTGTCAGGCCTAACAAACGGCAGCTGCTATTACTGTTCCAGTCAGGCATCCCTGCAGCACTGCCCTGAACACAAGGGGGCAGGGCTCATGCCCCTGCCTGGGGTTGGAGGGCTGAGACAGACGGGGCAAGTGGAGAGGCAAAAAGGAAGGAGccggccaggcacgatggctcatgcctacaatcccaggattctgggagtctgaggcgggtggatcacctggggtcagaagtttaagaccatcctggccaacatggggaaaacccctctctatgaaaaatacaacattaaccgggtgtggtggctcgtgcctgtaatcccagctattcaggaggctgaggcacaagaatcgcttgaatcccggaggtggaggttgctgtgagtggagatcgcaccactgcactccagcatgaatgACAGAGAGACCgtcctctgtctcaaaaaaacaaagaacaaaaaaagggaaagcaCTGGAAGAAGCCCCACCCTGGGTGGGCCTTCACCCTGGCTCTGCCTGGCAGCTGCCCCTCTGTTCTGCATCTGTCATTGGCAAAGCCCCCTGGGGCAGGGCAAGTGCTGAGTctcctgtgggctctgcccaccccTCTGGCCTGCTGCAAGATGCTAATCAAATGTGACACTTGTGGGAAGGCTGGGCAAGGTAAAGTGCTGGACACTCCCTCTACAGTAAcctaacttctttttttgttttgagacaaaacgcccatgctggagtgcagtggtgtgatcacaactcactgcagccttaacttcctgggctcaggtgattttcctgcctcaacctcccaagaactAGAACCGCAGTGCATGTcactacaccagctaattttttgtagagacgtggtcttgctctgttgccctggctggtcttgaactcctgtgcccgaaagatcctcccacctcagcctcccaaagtgctaggattataggcctgagccactgtgcccagctcaataACCTAAGTTCTATGAATGAAAACCATGACTGCCTGTGGAGGGCTGGAGGCAAGGTGTGTGGAGAGAGGGGCCATCAGGCTGGTGGGGAGCTAGGTGAAGACCCAGCCGGCCCAGGCCAGCCCAGGTGACCCAATGCCCCCAGCTCCCACTTCCCTCTCCCCAACTGGTTTTGGCCACAGAATAAGAACAGTACTGGGGGTGCTGAAGGTGAGGACACAGGCTGGAGCAATGCAGCAAGACCTCTGGGGCGGGCGGGCATCAGGACAAGCAAGCAGCCCTTACCATGTCTGTGTAGATCTCGATCGCTCGCATCAAACAGTTAATGGCCtctggagggagaaagggaggtgggaagagaaatgagaaagtgAAGTCGTTTGAGCAGAAGCCGAGGAGAGGAGGCGGACGCAGGCGCGCCTGGCTGCCG encodes:
- the NAPA gene encoding alpha-soluble NSF attachment protein isoform X5; protein product: MFKMAKNWSAAGNAFCQAAQLHLQLQSKHDAATCFVDAGNAFKKADPQEAINCLMRAIEIYTDMGRFTIAAKHHISIAEIYETELVDIEKAIAHYEQSADYYKGEESNSSANKCLLKVAGYAAQLEQYQKAIDIYEQVGTSAMDSPLLKYSAKDYFFKAALCHFCIDMLNAKLAVQKYEELFPAFSDSRECKLVKKLLEAHEEQNVDSYTESVCPQVKEYDSISRLDQWLTTMLLRIKKTIQGDEEDLR
- the NAPA gene encoding alpha-soluble NSF attachment protein isoform X6 gives rise to the protein MFKMAKNWSAAGNAFCQAAQLHLQLQSKHDAATCFVDAGNAFKKADPQEAINCLMRAIEIYTDMGRFTIAAKHHISIAEIYETELVDIEKAIAHYEQSADYYKGEESNSSANKCLLKVAGYAAQLEQYQKAIDIYEQVGTSAMDSPLLKYSAKDYFFKAALCHFCIDMLNAKLAVQKYEELFPAFSDSRECKLVKKLLEAHEEQNVDSYTESVKEYDSISRLDQWLTTMLLRIKKTIQGDEEDLR